ACGGTGGACTCCGCGGGATCTATCCGGCGTAGTAGACCATGTGCGAGGCGCGCACCGTGCCGGTTGCGCGCAGAGCGGTCAGACGTCGCCGTCCGCCAACCAACCCTCGCCGGTACCACGCTGGAATACGGAATCGGTCGCCAGCACGTCGCCCGCCGGGAACGACGGTGCTTCGCGCAAACGGGCGTAGATCGGGGTGAAATCCGGCCGCGTGGCGTCCATCAGCTGTTCATAGCTGTCGATGACGAAATAGGTCTTCTGGTAGGTATCGATCCGGTAGCGCGTGCGCATGACGCGTTCCAGGTCAAAGCCGATCCGGTTGGGCGCCGGCGATTCCAGGCTGTAGATCGACTCCCCCTTGGAACTGACGATACCGGCGCCGTAGATGCGCAGTCCTTCGGAGGTGCGGATCAGGCCGAATTCCACCGTGTACCAGTACAGACGCGTGAGATTGACCAGCGCTTCCGGGCCGATACCGGCCGCCTTCACCCCGCCGCAGCCGTAGGCCTGCATGTAGTCTGCGAAGACCGGGTTGAGCAGCAGCGGCACGTGGCCGAAGAGGTCATGGAAGAGGTCCGGCTCGGCCAGGTAATCCAGCTGCTCCGGACGACGGATCCACCAGGTCACCGGAAAGCGCCGGTTGGCCAGGTGTTCAAAGAAGGTCAGTTCCGGAAGCAGCCCCTCGACACCGATTAGCTCCCAGCCGGTCGCCTGCCGGAGCACCCGGTTCAGCTCGTCGAACCTGGGAATGCGATCGGCCGACATGCCGAAGCGCTCCTGGTTCTCGACGAACTCCTTCGCCGCGCGGCCGACCAGCAGTTCGCGCTGGCGCTGGAACAGCGTGGCCCAGGTCGCGTGGTCGGTTTCCGTATAGGTCGACCAGGGCTGTTCGATGACGGCCGTGGTGTACACGGGCACGTAGCCCTTGTCAGTCATCTGGTGTTCGACGCGGCTGGGAGTATCCATCACGATTCCTTGGGGGCGTTGCGCCCTGCGTGCTGCGCTCAGTTTAGGCCGCCGCGGGCGCAATAGGCTTGCGTTGTTGCGCAGGTCCGCGCTTTCTGCGCAATAATCGGTCTTCCATAACTCGTTTTGCGCAACGATGTCCGAAAGCACGCTCGATCGTACCGATCGCCGCATCCTGGAGGTCCTGCAGGAGGCCGGCCGCATTACCAACGCAGACCTGGCCGAACAGGTGAATCTCTCCGCCTCGGCCTGCCTGCGGCGCGTCCAGCGGCTGGAGGAGTCGCGCGTGATCACCGGCTACGCGGCGCAGGTCGACCCGGCCGCCGTCGGGCTGGGGCTGCAGGCCTTCGTGCGCGTCCAGCTGGCCCGGCACGACGCGCCGTCGATCGCCCACTTCGTGCAGCGCGTGCAGGATTCCCGCGAGGTCGTCGCCTGCCATGCGCTGACCGGCGACATGGACTACCTGCTCCACGTCGTGGTCGAGGACCTCGACCATTTCTCCCGCTTCCTGCTCGATCGCCTGCTGAACGAATCCGGCGTCGCCGACGTCAATTCCAGCTTCGTGCTGCGCACGGTCAAACGCACGCACGCACTGCCGCTGGCCGAATAGTGGCGGCCTGGCGCCCGGCACACACCCGTTCGGTATAGGCCGGCCCTAGTGCAACGATTCACCGTCGTCGCGGCGACGCCTCACGGGAAAGTGAATCACCACGCCGCGCGGTGTCTCGGTGCGGTGCCAGATCACCGGTACGTGGTCCGGGCGCGGCGGTTCGTAGGTCTCGTCCGGGGCGGTGGCATTTTCCTCCTCCAGTTCCCAGCTCGGCTTCGGCTCCGCCGCGGCCGGATCCAGCCGTTGCCAGAAGAAGGCGGCCAGGATGCCAGCGAACGCGCCGCCCAGATGCGCCTCCCAGGAGACACCGGCCTCCCGCGGCAGGATGGTCACC
This genomic stretch from Tahibacter amnicola harbors:
- the phhA gene encoding phenylalanine 4-monooxygenase gives rise to the protein MDTPSRVEHQMTDKGYVPVYTTAVIEQPWSTYTETDHATWATLFQRQRELLVGRAAKEFVENQERFGMSADRIPRFDELNRVLRQATGWELIGVEGLLPELTFFEHLANRRFPVTWWIRRPEQLDYLAEPDLFHDLFGHVPLLLNPVFADYMQAYGCGGVKAAGIGPEALVNLTRLYWYTVEFGLIRTSEGLRIYGAGIVSSKGESIYSLESPAPNRIGFDLERVMRTRYRIDTYQKTYFVIDSYEQLMDATRPDFTPIYARLREAPSFPAGDVLATDSVFQRGTGEGWLADGDV
- a CDS encoding Lrp/AsnC family transcriptional regulator, translated to MSESTLDRTDRRILEVLQEAGRITNADLAEQVNLSASACLRRVQRLEESRVITGYAAQVDPAAVGLGLQAFVRVQLARHDAPSIAHFVQRVQDSREVVACHALTGDMDYLLHVVVEDLDHFSRFLLDRLLNESGVADVNSSFVLRTVKRTHALPLAE